From a region of the Podarcis muralis chromosome 16, rPodMur119.hap1.1, whole genome shotgun sequence genome:
- the LOC114586442 gene encoding intelectin-like protein, which yields MKQLVIILLCAFVFPEGQRCESNGCVTSLKRDILKLMVKWEDATCLQNHQGLPPNLLQSLPRSCMEIKTALEGATDGLYDLATEDGEVYQTFCDMTTNGGGWTLVASIHENNIHGKCTQGDRWSSQQGNDIKWPNGEGNWSNNATFGSAKGCTSEDYKNPGYYDLEARDLAIWHVPNNTPMKEWMDAAILRYHTENGFLAEEGGNLLRLYQKYPVTFGIGTCPDDNGPAVPVIYDTGNVQQTSFFYSPSARSKIEPGFIQFRVFNNEKAAMALCAGVKVTGCDTEYTCVGGGGYFPEGAPRQCGDYTAFDWNGYGAHSGYSVSKELLESAMLLFYH from the exons ATGAAGCAACTTGTGATTATTCTGCTGTGTGCCTTTGTGTTTCCAGAAGGCCAACGGTGCG AGAGCAATGGCTGTGTCACTTCCTTGAAGCGAGACATCCTCAAGCTAATGGTCAAGTGGGAAGATGCGACCTGTCTCCAGAACCATCAAGGTCTGCCCCCGAAcctccttcagtctctgcccCGAAGCTGCATGGAAATCAAAACAGCACTGGAAGGAGCCACAG ATGGGTTGTATGACTTGGCCACAGAAGATGGCGAGGTTTACCAAACCTTCTGCGACATGACCACGAATGGAGGCGGTTGGACACTGGTGGCCAGTATCCACGAGAACAACATTCATGGGAAATGCACCCAGGGAGACCGCTGGTCTAGCCAGCAGGGCAATGACATCAAATGGCCTAATGGAGAAGGCAACTGGTCCAACAACGCCACCTTCGGGTCAGCAAAGGGCTGCACAAGCGAGGACTACAAG AACCCTGGCTACTATGATCTTGAAGCTCGGGATTTGGCAATCTGGCATGTCCCAAACAACACCCCCATGAAGGAATGGATGGATGCCGCCATCTTGAGGTACCACACTGAAAATGGATTCTTGGCTGAAGAAGGAGGCAACCTTCTCAGGCTCTACCAG aAATACCCAGTGACATTTGGGATTGGCACCTGCCCAGATGACAACGGCCCAGCAGTTCCTGTCATCTATGATACTGGCAATGTGCAGCAGACGTCTTTCTTCTACTCCCCAAGTGCTCGAT CAAAGATTGAACCTGGCTTCATTCAGTTCCGGGTGTTTAATAACGAGAAAGCTGCCATGGCTCTGTGTGCTGGGGTTAAAGTCACGGGATGCGATACAGAATAT ACCTGTGTTGGTGGCGGAGGGTATTTTCCTGAAGGAGCTCCAAGGCAGTGTGGCGACTATACTGCCTTTGATTGGAATGGCTATGGCGCACACAGTGGCTATAGTGTCTCCAAAGAGTTACTGGAATCTGCCATGCTCCTTTTCTATCACTAA
- the TXNIP gene encoding thioredoxin-interacting protein: protein MVMFKKIKTFEVAFSEPDKVYSSGDKVAGRVVVEVAEVTRVTRVRVLACGVAKVLWIKGPQQCKQEMEYLRYEDVLTLDDHPADADGSVILRPGNTYEYKFGFELPQGPLGTTFKGKYGCVDYWVKAFLDRPSFPTQDIKKRFEVMDQIDVNTPDLMSPVAAKKEKKVSCMFIPDGHVSVSARIDRKGFCEGDDICINADFENTCSRIVMPKAAIVAKHTYLANGQTKVFSQKLSCVRGNHIVSGMSESWRGKTLRVKKIKPSILGCNILRVEYFLQIYVSVPGSKKIILELPLVIGSKSSGIGSRSSSMASQTSSEMSWVDLNIPDAPEAPPCYLDIVPEDHRLESPTTPLLDELDNSFDSPIFMYAPEFKFMPPPTYTEVDPCTINNNVQ, encoded by the exons ATGGTGATGTTCAAGAAGATCAAGACCTTCGAAGTGGCCTTCAGCGAGCCTGACAAAGTCTACAGCAGCGGGGACAAGGTGGCTGGCCGTGTCGTGGTGGAGGTGGCCGAAGTCACCCGGGTCACCCGGGTCAGAGTTCTGGCTTGCGGGGTGGCCAAGGTCCTGTGGATCAAAGGGCCCCAGCAGTGCAAGCAGGAGATGGAATACCTTCGCTATGAAGATGTCCTCACCCTGGACGACCATCCAGCTG ATGCAGATGGTTCTGTGATTCTGAGACCAGGAAACACCTACGAGTACAAGTTTGGATTTGAGCTACCTCAGGG GCCGCTTGGTACTACTTTCAAGGGCAAATATGGCTGTGTTGACTATTGGGTGAAGGCTTTCTTGGATCGTCCATCCTTCCCGACTCAAGATATAAAGAAGCGCTTTGAGGTCATGGATCAAATTGACGTCAACACTCCAGATCTCATG TCACCTGTAGCTGccaagaaggaaaagaaagtgtCCTGTATGTTTATCCCTGATGGGCATGTGTCTGTTAGTGCCAGGATTGACCGCAAAGGATTCTGTGAAG GTGATGACATATGTATCAATGCCGACTTTGAGAACACCTGTTCCCGGATTGTGATGCCCAAGGCAGCCATTGTTGCTAAGCACACCTACCTGGCCAATGGGCAGACCAAGGTCTTCTCCCAGAAGCTCTCATGCGTCCGAGGCAATCACATTGTCTCTGGCATGTCTGAATCATGGCGTGGCAAGACCCTCCGggtcaagaagatcaaaccatccATTCTAGGCTGCAACATCCTGCGTGTGGAGTACTTCTTGCAG ATCTATGTCAGTGTCCCAGGCTCCAAGAAGATCATCCTGGAGTTGCCACTCGTCATTGGCAGCAAGTCTTCTGGCATTGGCAGCCGCAGCTCTAGCATGGCCAGCCAGACAAGTTCCGAGATGAGCTGGGTGGACCTCAACATCCCAGATGCCCCAGAAG CACCTCCATGCTACCTGGACATTGTCCCTGAAGACCACCGCCTGGAGAGTCCCACCACCCCTCTTTTAGATGAGCTTGACAACTCCTTTGACAGCCCCATCTTCATGTATGCTCCAGAGTTCAAGTTCATGCCACCACCTACCTACACAGAG GTGGATCCTTGCACTATCAACAACAATGTCCAGTGA
- the LOC114586441 gene encoding uncharacterized protein LOC114586441 gives MPPKCQVVSPPCTRRGTKRGAPSKSAQVQVVGRRRARPSGDEHPTPGRAAPRKRAAAVRGSSRSESPLASTSHADRRPAAKCKRQVSSSPAHSSDSDSSSRLEHGDRRDKTTAWLKRRLERLESRGRSPGSPHRHNRRRSDSSPDHCTREHRSRSSTASSGCRGRSPHSSSSDRYKSPEPRSSRHRGRKHRRSRKRGHKYRRESSTSSSSTGRSSSSDSEREGNIKGYWVTGPHAPGLPHWIWRRRNRKHRRDNGATAPCGEEGIDSRGRIRKSNFKWTDQPPGIRLCKKIRERILNGKFVDLFSLFLFSLLSPASSISLKAKPAKQQKKDKKVLVERNFHNWLTAFSTYMGIVSAAYPDRGWHLAKYQLIILKAEAIAGEAAALEYDEAFREKATVYPTARWDVQDNDLWSELVTPYIEKRPDNTKQSKPQPKVPRKPCWEYNDSACYREKCRFAHECERCSGSHPTTKCFRGKKPFRGSRGSAMLLFLHEYPNREAAKYIEGGFGEGFRIPVVCGRCCGH, from the exons ATGCCACCTAAGTGTCAAGTAGTTTCTCCTCCCTGCACAAGAAGGGGCACTAAAAGGGGTGCGCCCAGTAAGTCAGCACAGGTTCAGGTAGTGGGCCGGAGGAGGGCGCGCCCATCTGGCGACGAGCATCCCACACCTGGGCGAGCCGCGCCCAGGAAGAGGGCCGCTGCAGTGAGAGGGTCATCAAGGTCTGAAAGCCCGCTAGCCTCCACAAGCCATGCAGACAGGAGGCCAGCTGCAAAATGCAAACGTCAGGTGAGCTCTTCCCCGGCCCACTCATCTGATAGTGATAGTTCTTCACGCTTGGAGCACGGGGACAGGAGGGACAAGACCACTGCTTGGCTGAAGCGACGCCTGGAGAGGCTGGAATCGCGTGGAAGGAGCCCTGGGTCACCTCACCGCCACAATAGAAGGCGCAGTGACAGTTCTCCAGACCACTGTACCCGAGAACACAGGTCCCGCTCATCAACCGCATCCTCAGGGTGCAGAGGTAGGTCCCCCCACTCCAGCTCCTCCGATAGGTACAAGAGCCCAGAGCCTCGCAGCTCGCGTCATCGTGGAAGGAAGCATCGCAGATCCAGGAAAAGGGGGCACAAGTACAGAAGGGAGTCTTCCACGTCTTCAAGCTCAACAGGTAGGTCTAGTTCCTCTGACAGTGAGCGGGAAGGAAACATCAAGGGGTATTGGGTCACGGGCCCGCATGCCCCAGGGCTGCCACATTGGATATGGCGTCGCCGCAATAGGAAGCATAGGCGCGACAATGGCGCTACTGCGCCATGTGGCGAGGAGGGCATTGACTCCAGAGGCCGCATAAGGAAGTCAAACTTTAAGTGGACTGACCAGCCCCCAGGCATTCGCCTGTGTAAAAAGATAAGGGAACGCATCCTTAATGGTAAGTTTGTGGACCTATTCTCCTTGTTCCTATTCTCCTTGTTATCCCCTGCTTCATCAATTAGCCTAAAGGCCAAACCTGCTAAACAGCAGAAAAAAGACAAGAAAGTGTTGGTTGAGCGCAACTTCCACAACTGGCTTACTGCATTTTCCACCTACATGGGGATAGTAAGTGCCGCCTACCCAGACAGAGGTTGGCACCTTGCCAAATACCAGCTTATTATACTAAAAGCCGAGGCTATAGCTGGGGAGGCAGCGGCACTCGAGTATGATGAGGCCTTTAGAGAGAAGGCAACCGTGTACCCCACAGCCAGGTGGGATGTACAGGATAATGATTTGTGGTCAGAATTGGTCACCCCATATATTGAGAAAAGGCCTGACAACACAAAGCAGTCGAAACCCCAGCCCAAGGTCCCCAGAAAACCGTGCTGGGAGTATAATGACAGTGCCTGTTATAGAGAGAAATGTCGATTTGCTCATGAGTGTGAACGCTGCAGCGGATCGCACCCCACCACCAAATGTTTTCGAGGGAAGAAGCCTTTCCGAGGCTCTCGCGGCTCAG CCATGCTGCTGTTTCTTCACGAGTACCCCAACAGGGAGGCAGCAAAATACATTGAGGGGGGCTTCGGGGAAGGCTTCCGTATCCCAGTG gtatgcgggcgctgctgcgGTCATtga